In Trachemys scripta elegans isolate TJP31775 chromosome 25, CAS_Tse_1.0, whole genome shotgun sequence, the sequence AACTATCGCAAAGATCAAAAAGCAATGTATCCAGGAGTCATGAGCAGGGACAATCCTGTGAGATTCAGCACAAACCTGAAAGAGAGCATGGAAACCAGCCAGGGGAGAAAGTGGATAAATTTATTTCCAGTTGGAGAACTCAGAAGGACATCAAGGAAACCACAACACAGCAGGAAATCctcaggggaaagagaaaaaatacattCACTGAGTGTAGGAAAAACTTACGTGACTACTCAGCCCTTATAAAGCATCAGAGAATCCGCACAGGGGCAAGGCCCTATGAATGCAGCGAGTGTGGAAAATGCTTCACTAAGagctcagccctttctgaacatcagagaatccacacaggggagaggccctatgaatgcagtgagtgtgggaaaaacttcacttACAGATCAGGCCTTTTTctccatcagagaatccacacaggggagaggccctatgaatgcagtgagtgtgggaaatgcttcactagcagctcagccctttctgaacatcagagaattcacaaaggggagaggccctatgaatgcagtgagtgtggaaAAAACTTCACTCAGAGAGCTGGCCTTTTTCTCCATCAGATAAGTCACAGAGaggagaggccctatgaatgctatgagtgtgggaaaaccttcaatCGCAGTTCGCACCTTATTAGGCACCAGAAAATCcatacaggggagaggccctatgaatgcatTGAGTGTGGGGAAAGCTTCACTAAcagctcagccctttctgaacatcagagaatccacagagGGGACcggccctatgaatgcagtgagtgtggaaAAAAATTCACTCGCAGATCAGGCCTTTttcaacatcagagaatccacacaggggagaggccctatgaatgcaatgagtgtgggaaaagtttcactaGCAAATCAGCcctttctgaacatcagagaatccacacaggggagaggccctatgaatgcagtgagtgtgggaaaaacttcactcACAGATCAGGcctttctgaacatcagagaatgcacacaggagagaggcccttTGAATGCCGTGACTGTGGAAAATGCTTCACTAGCAGATCAGTCCTTTCTAAACATCAGAGAAttcacacaggggagaggccctatgaatgcagtgaatgTGGGAAAACCTTCATTCGCAGCTCGCACCTTATTAGGCATCAGAGAAGTCACACAAgagagaggccctatgaatgcagtgagcaggggtggctccaggcaccagcgcagcaagcatgtgcctgggacAGCAAGCTACgcggggtggcctgccggtcgctgtgagggcagcagtcagacggccttcagcggcatgcctgcgggaggtccaccggtcccgtggtttcggcAGCAGGCACGCGGAAGGCGCAGGACTGtgagatcacccgcagaaacgctgccgaatctgcgtgaccagtGGAGCgtccgcaggcgtgccgccgaaggctgcctgactgctgtgcttggggtggcaaaaatatAGAGCCGCCGCTGGCAGTGAGCGTGGAAAAAGCTTCACTAGCAGATCAGCCCTTTCTGAACATCGGAGAATCAATACAGgagagaggccctatgaatgccgTGAGTGTGGGAATACCTTCTCTTGGCACTCAGCCCATGTTAGCCATCAGAGAATCTGCAAGGGAGATCAACACCATAAAAATCTCTAGGGCTATccatacttttttctttaatacttTTCCTGATTCCCACATAGTAACTTTCAAAGCTGTTTGAACTATTTGCAGCACCCTTATCCCTCAGCTTGTCCAGATGAGtggcccatttttccttttgcagTTCCCCCAGTTTTGAAGTGGGCTTATTTGTCCTATCAACTCCCTTGTCCCATGAGTAATTCCAGTGTACCCTTCCTATCAGGAGGCAGGGAGCATCACATTTATACCATTCCTCCTATTGCAAAGTTATTGTTAGAGTAAAGGACAGTTatctgttccgtaactggcgttcttcaagatgtgttgctcaggtgtattccactataggtgtgcgtgctcgccacgtgcaccggtgctggaagtttttcccttagcagtatcagtagtgggggagcaccgctgcgacccctggagtggcgccggtaTATcgtgccataaagggggctgcgtgttcccccccaccctcagttccttcttgccagacaactccgacagaggggaaggcgggTGGGACGTAGAATACacttgagcaacacatctcgaagaacgctcgttacggaacaggtaactgtcctttcttctttgagtgattgctcatgtgtattccactataggtgactccATGCTATCCCTGATGGAGGCAGATAGGAGTTTGAAGTGTAAAAAAATTTTTAGGGGTTACCCGGGCTgagcaccgccctaccaaacccggcgtcatcccttgTCTGGGAGACGATCACATAGTGCGATGAgaaagtgtggacagaggaccacgtagcagccctacaaatgtcctgaatagggacatgagcgaCATAAGCCGCGGATCTCGACAAATGAGTCTTCACTACAggaggcgggggaacccctgccaggtcataacagaTGCGAATGCACAAAGTGATCCAGTGGGAGATCCGCTGGGTGGAGACCGGTCGCCCCCTCATGCGCTCAGCCGAAGCAACGAAAAGCTGGGGGGACCTTCTAAATGGCCTCGTtctgtccaggtaaaaggccagcgcTCTGCTCACGTCTAACATGTGCAGGCAGCGTTCCttgttggaggaatggggcttaggacagaggattgggaggaaaatatcctgatcCATATGGAAAGCCGAGACCATCTTCGGCAAAAAGGCA encodes:
- the LOC117870033 gene encoding zinc finger protein 256-like produces the protein MVCEKEEENSQQENVEQVDKHRELSQRSKSNVSRSHEQGQSCEIQHKPEREHGNQPGEKVDKFISSWRTQKDIKETTTQQEILRGKRKNTFTECRKNLRDYSALIKHQRIRTGARPYECSECGKCFTKSSALSEHQRIHTGERPYECSECGKNFTYRSGLFLHQRIHTGERPYECSECGKCFTSSSALSEHQRIHKGERPYECSECGKNFTQRAGLFLHQISHREERPYECYECGKTFNRSSHLIRHQKIHTGERPYECIECGESFTNSSALSEHQRIHRGDRPYECSECGKKFTRRSGLFQHQRIHTGERPYECNECGKSFTSKSALSEHQRIHTGERPYECSECGKNFTHRSGLSEHQRMHTGERPFECRDCGKCFTSRSVLSKHQRIHTGERPYECSECGKTFIRSSHLIRHQRSHTRERPYECSEQGWLQAPAQQACAWDSKLRGVACRSL